One Solanum pennellii chromosome 9, SPENNV200 DNA segment encodes these proteins:
- the LOC107030093 gene encoding uncharacterized protein LOC107030093, producing the protein MNVHKLLVIGDSDLLIQQVQGEWAVKNLKIIPYMHYEQKLFKRFHIDMKEHPFHRSHVEAEPDDFPWYFNKKKHLETGSYPEDATSNKKKSIHRMALYCFLRGEVLYWRTPDLILLRCIDVVEASNLIEQTYTGVYGMHMNGLTLARRILQAGDFRMIM; encoded by the exons atgaatgtccacaagctattggttattggagattcagatCTGTTGATTCAAcaggttcaaggagaatgggccgTGAAGAACCTGAAGATTATACCTTACATGCATTATGAACAGAAGTTGTTCAAAAGATTTC ATATAGATATGAAAGAACATCCATTCCATCGTTCACATGTTGAAGCGGAGCCAGATGATTTTCCGTGGtatttcaacaaaaagaaacatttaGAGACCGGGAGTTATCCAGAGGATGCAAcatcaaacaagaaaaaatcGATACATCGTATGGCTCTCTACTGCTTTCTAAGAGGAGAAGTCCTTTATTGGAGGACTCCAGATTTGATTCTTCTCAGATGTATTGATGTTGTAGAAGCTTCAAATCTTATTGAACAAACATATACTGGAGTTTATGGCATGCACATGAATGGGCTCACTTTGGCAAGGAGGATCCTTCAGGCCGGTGATTTCAGGATGATTATGTAG